The Rhinolophus ferrumequinum isolate MPI-CBG mRhiFer1 chromosome 19, mRhiFer1_v1.p, whole genome shotgun sequence genome has a segment encoding these proteins:
- the TSHZ1 gene encoding teashirt homolog 1, with product MPRRKQQAPRRSAAYVPEEELKAAEIDEENVEEDGLSLDIQESDCVCNEEAEIKEAQSYQNSPVSTATNQDAGYGSPFSENSDQLAHFKSSSSREEKEDPQGPDSAPYPQDSLAQIKAVYANLFSESCWSSLALDLKKSSSTTSNHDVGQKESSTPAPTPPATTTATAGTTASTPSSSSSSSTSTSSSTSSSGSSGYDWHQAALAKTLQQTSSYGLLPEPSLFSTVQLYRQNNKLYGSVFTGASKFRCKDCSAAYDTLVELTVHMNETGHYRDDNRDKESEKTKRWSKPRKRSLMEMEGKEDAQKVLKCMYCGHSFESLQDLSVHMIKTKHYQKVPLKEPVPAITKLVPSTKKRALQDLASPCSPEPAGLAAEAALSEAAKDAKAANPYVTPNNRYGYQNGASYTWQFEARKAQILKCMECGSSHDTLQQLTAHMMVTGHFLKVTTSASKKGKQLVLDPVVEEKIQSIPLPPTTHTRLPASHIKKQPDSPAGSTASEDKKEPEKEKAPAAADAEKKIKEESEDASEKFEPTALYQYLREEDLDDSPKGGVDILKSLENTVSTAISKAQNGAPSWGGYPSIHAAYQLPGTVKPLPAVQSVQMQPSYASGVKSLSSEHNALLHSPGSLTPPPHKSNVSAMEELVEKVTGKVSVKKEERPAEKEKGSPAKAVSPVAKENKDFPRTEDISGKPQQKKGPEADVGKAKKDGAVDAHTPNGTEPLKAKVTNGCNNLGIITDHSPEPSFISPLSALQSIMNTHLGKVSKPVSPSLDPLAMLYKISNSMLDKPVYPATPVRQADAIDRYYYENSDQPIDLTKAKSKPLVSSAADSVSSPLRESALMDISDMVKNLTGRLTPKSSTPSTVSEKSDADGSSFEEALDELSPVHKRKGRQSNWNPQHLLILQAQFASSLRETPEGKYIMSDLGPQERVHISKFTGLSMTTISHWLANVKYQLRRTGGTKFLKNLDTGHPVFFCNDCASQFRTASTYINHLETHLGFSLKDLSKLPLNQIQEQQNVSKVLANKALGPAGTAEDDLGSTFQCKLCNRTFASKHAVKLHLSKTHGKSPEDHLIYVTELEKQ from the coding sequence ctTATGTTCCCGAGGAAGAACTGAAGGCAGcagaaatagatgaagaaaacgTGGAGGAGGATGGGCTGTCTCTGGACATTCAGGAAAGCGACTGCGTGTGCAATGAGGAAGCAGAGATCAAAGAGGCCCAGAGCTACCAGAACTCCCCGGTCAGCACTGCGACTAACCAGGACGCTGGCTACGGGTCGCCTTTCAGCGAAAACAGCGACCAGCTAGCCCATTTCAAAAGCTCCTCCtccagagaagagaaggaggaccCGCAGGGTCCAGACAGCGCCCCTTACCCCCAGGACAGCTTGGCACAAATCAAGGCTGTGTACGCAAACTTATTCTCGGAGTCCTGCTGGTCCAGCTTAGCTCTGGATTTAAAGAAGTCCAGTTCCACCACCAGCAACCACGATGTCGGCCAGAAGGAGagctccacccccgcccccacgccCCCCGCCACGACCACGGCAACCGCCGGCACCACGGCGAGCAcgcccagctccagctccagctccagcaccagcaccagctcCAGCACCAGTAGCAGCGGCAGCTCGGGCTACGACTGGCACCAGGCCGCTCTGGCAAAGACGCTGCAGCAGACGTCCTCGTACGGGCTGCTGCCCGAGCCCAGCCTCTTCAGCACCGTGCAGCTGTACCGGCAGAACAACAAGCTCTACGGCTCCGTGTTCACCGGCGCCAGCAAGTTCCGCTGCAAGGACTGCAGCGCCGCCTACGACACGCTGGTGGAGCTGACGGTGCACATGAACGAGACGGGCCACTACCGCGACGACAACAGGGACAAGGAGTCGGAGAAGACCAAGCGCTGGTCCAAGCCGCGCAAGCGCTCCCTGATGGAGATGGAAGGCAAGGAGGACGCCCAGAAGGTGCTCAAGTGCATGTACTGTGGCCACTCGTTCGAGTCTCTGCAGGACCTGAGCGTCCACATGATCAAGACGAAGCATTACCAGAAAGTGCCTCTGAAGGAGCCAGTACCAGCCATCACCAAACTGGTCCCTTCCACGAAAAAGCGAGCCCTTCAGGACCTGGCGTCCCCGTGTTCCCCCGAGCCGGCCGGACTCGCGGCAGAGGCCGCGCTGAGCGAGGCGGCCAAGGACGCGAAGGCCGCCAACCCCTATGTGACGCCCAACAACCGCTACGGCTACCAGAACGGCGCCAGCTACACCTGGCAGTTCGAGGCCCGCAAAGCGCAGATCCTCAAGTGCATGGAGTGCGGCAGCTCCCATGACACTTTGCAGCAGCTCACCGCCCACATGATGGTCACCGGCCACTTCCTGAAGGTCACCACCTCTGCCTCCAAGAAGGGGAAGCAGCTGGTGCTGGACCCTGTGGTGGAAGAGAAAATCCAGTCCATTCCTttgccccccaccacacacacgcGGCTCCCCGCCTCCCACATCAAAAAGCAGCCTGACTCACCGGCGGGGTCCACGGCCTCGGAGGATAAGAAGGAGCCCGAGAAGGAGAAGGCGCCGGCGGCCGCCGACGCGGAGAAGAAGATCAAGGAGGAGAGCGAGGACGCATCGGAGAAGTTTGAGCCCACCGCGCTCTATCAGTACCTCCGCGAGGAGGACCTGGACGACAGCCCCAAGGGCGGGGTGGACATCCTCAAGTCCCTGGAGAACACGGTCTCCACTGCCATCAGCAAAGCCCAGAACGGCGCGCCCTCGTGGGGCGGCTACCCCAGCATCCACGCGGCCTACCAGCTGCCGGGGACCGTGAAGCCGCTCCCTGCCGTGCAGAGCGTGCAGATGCAGCCGTCCTATGCCAGCGGCGTGAAGTCGCTGTCCTCAGAGCACAACGCGCTCCTGCACTCCCCGGGGAGCCTCACGCCGCCTCCCCACAAGAGCAACGTGTCAGccatggaggagctggtggagaaGGTCACGGGCAAGGTCAGCGTGAAGAAGGAGGAGCGGCCCGCGGAGAAGGAGAAGGGCTCACCGGCCAAGGCCGTGTCCCCCGTGGCCAAAGAGAATAAAGACTTCCCTAGGACGGAGGACATCAGCGGCAAGCCCCAACAGAAGAAGGGCCCCGAGGCTGACGtgggcaaggccaaaaaggatgGGGCGGTGGATGCCCACACCCCCAATGGCACTGAGCCTCTCAAAGCCAAAGTCACCAACGGCTGTAACAACCTGGGCATCATCACGGACCACTCCCCGGAGCCCTCGTTCATCAGCCCGCTGAGCGCGCTGCAGTCCATCATGAACACGCACCTGGGCAAAGTGTCCAAGCCTGTGAGCCCCTCGCTGGACCCGCTGGCCATGCTGTACAAAATCAGCAACAGCATGCTGGACAAGCCGGTGTACCCCGCCACCCCCGTCAGGCAGGCTGACGCCATCGACCGCTACTATTACGAGAACAGCGACCAGCCCATTGACCTGACCAAGGCCAAGAGCAAGCCCCTGGTTTCCAGCGCCGCCGACTCGGTCTCCTCACCGCTGCGGGAGAGCGCGCTCATGGACATCTCCGACATGGTGAAAAACCTCACGGGCCGGCTCACCCCCAAGTCCTCCACACCCTCCACGGTGTCCGAGAAGTCAGACGCTGACGGCAGCAGCTTCGAGGAGGCGCTGGACGAGCTGTCACCCGTACACAAGAGGAAAGGGCGCCAGTCCAACTGGAACCCCCAGCACCTGCTCATCCTGCAGGCCCAGTTTGCCTCAAGCCTGCGGGAGACCCCGGAGGGGAAGTACATCATGTCGGACCTGGGGCCTCAGGAACGCGTGCACATCTCCAAGTTCACCGGGCTGTCCATGACTACCATCAGCCACTGGCTGGCCAACGTCAAGTACCAGCTGCGGAGGACAGGGGGGACGAAGTTCCTGAAGAACCTAGACACAGGGCATCCTGTTTTCTTTTGCAACGATTGTGCCTCTCAGTTCAGAACTGCTTCCACATACATAAATCACCTAGAGACACACTTGGGCTTCAGCTTGAAGGACCTGTCCAAGCTGCCACTAAATCAGATTCAAGAACAGCAGAATGTCTCAAAAGTCCTGGCGAACAAAGCTTTGGGCCCGGCCGGGACTGCCGAGGACGACCTGGGCTCCACATTCCAATGTAAGCTGTGCAACCGGACTTTTGCGAGCAAGCACGCAGTCAAACTGCACCTCAGCAAGACCCACGGCAAATCCCCAGAGGACCACCTGATCTATGTGACAGAGTTGGAAAAACAGTAG